The following nucleotide sequence is from bacterium.
TTTCCATTTTTCTTGTTTGACTTGTCTACCCCCAACTCATAATCAATCTGCGAGACTGTGCCAACCAAACTACTTTCCAAATAAACTGGAGAACCGGTCTTAAGCCCGTTGAGTTGTTCGAATGTTACTTGCACAGTTTGAAACGGCATGACTGGCAATTTGCCAGAGGCAAATTGCGCTGCAAGGGAGATGATTAAATAGAAGCTAAACATTTATACAGCAAATAATTGTGCAAATAATTATTAGTATTCTCTCACTTACACGCCAAAGTGTGTTCGGGCAATACTAAATCCACACAAACTAAGTGCGCCATCTAAGGATTTTCGAGTTTTTTTCCTTCTACAAGCAACATGAAGTCGATTCTGGCCGAAAATAAGATTGATGGAAATTCAATCGGCTACTGTTCAAAATGAATCACGTCAATGCGCTGAAGCTATCTCAAATTCGTATAGCCTTTTAGCGCAGGGTAGAGATCCGTACTCTCAGCAGCAAAGCCTGGGGACATATCTTTCACTTCCAGAACTACTCTGTCGCTGCTCCTCTGCAGAGGCACGATCAATTATCCCGCAGGAAATCGCCAGCACTTATTCGATCCTGCCTCTGGCAATTAACTCCACAAGCTCAGGGGACACAATTTTCCATGTATTACTCCCTGCCGATAACCTCAGTTCAACATTACACTACCTCAAATTCTACACCGGATTTGAAATTGTTTACGAAATCGCCGAGCACGACGAAATTCAACAAGCAATTGAAATCGCTTACTCGAGCTCTGCTTTAAAATTAAAGCAAATCAATCTACAATTGCTCGACAAAGATATTGAGCAAGGGGTAATTCCGGATTTACTCGAGGAACTTGTCTATCATGCCTTAGCTCAACGTGCTTCAGATATTTACTTAGAACCACAACAAGAAACGACTACTATCCGTTATCGCATTGACGGTGTGCTCCGTGAAGACAGCATCATTAAACTCTCTACTCGAGCAAGTAGTTTACTTTTTCGTCGTATTAAAATCGTAGCTCAAATGGACTCAATTAATACGCTGCGCCCCGACGATGGGTCATTCTCACTCAAGCGACGTGGCACAGATGTGCGGGTGAGAGTTTCAAGCCTGCCCACACCCAATGGTGAACATTTAGTTCTGCGCATCTTGGATCATGCAATCCTCGATCGTATTGATCGTAATCACTCTGCGCTAACTGAGCTGGGAATGACTGCAGAGCAATATAAACTACTCTTAGGCCATTTAGCGCAAACTCAGGGATTAATTCTGATTGCAGGGCCAACGGGCTGTGGAAAATCGACCTTACTGCATGCCGCTATTAGTAAACTTGCCAACGGCACGCGCCATATTATGACAATTGAGAATCCCGTTGAACGAATTTTGCCGCATGTCACGCATACCGAGATCCGCCACGATCTCGGCTTAGGTTTTAGTGAGCTACTCAAGGCAATTTTAAGGCAAGACCCAGATATTATTTCAGTCGGCGAAATCCGCGAGCGTGATGTGGCACTGACAGCTGCGCAAGCAGCGCTTTCTGGACACTTAGTCTTAAGCACGATTCACGCCAGCGATTCTGTGCAGGCTTTAATTCGACTACAAGAGCTACTTGAAGAAAAATCACTGCTCAACTCGACTTTAAATCTGCTGGGGTCTGTGCGGCTTCTTCCGCGAAACTGTTTACATTGTAAGGAAAAATTTAGTGCCGGAGAGATGCTAGCCAGTATTTATAACTGTAGCAGAGACGCGGTGCTGGAAATCGGGCGTGGTTGCGAAGTTTGTAACCAAACCGGCGTTTTAGGACGCGTTGGTGTATTTGAATTTTTGCCGATTACTTGCGAGCTCAGGCAAGTTCTCGAGAAGCAAATTGCCGAGTCCGAGCTTCGTGAAAAAATTCATGCGGCAGGATTTATTCCACTCTGGCAGCGCGCACGCGAATTAGTGCTTACTGGAGTTGTGCATCCGGTGATGGCAGTAAGAGTTATGGGGCTTCGCGCAGATAGCTAGAGCGTTTCACTTTTTAGTGTAGCAATATAAAAGGC
It contains:
- the tadA gene encoding Flp pilus assembly complex ATPase component TadA — encoded protein: MEIQSATVQNESRQCAEAISNSYSLLAQGRDPYSQQQSLGTYLSLPELLCRCSSAEARSIIPQEIASTYSILPLAINSTSSGDTIFHVLLPADNLSSTLHYLKFYTGFEIVYEIAEHDEIQQAIEIAYSSSALKLKQINLQLLDKDIEQGVIPDLLEELVYHALAQRASDIYLEPQQETTTIRYRIDGVLREDSIIKLSTRASSLLFRRIKIVAQMDSINTLRPDDGSFSLKRRGTDVRVRVSSLPTPNGEHLVLRILDHAILDRIDRNHSALTELGMTAEQYKLLLGHLAQTQGLILIAGPTGCGKSTLLHAAISKLANGTRHIMTIENPVERILPHVTHTEIRHDLGLGFSELLKAILRQDPDIISVGEIRERDVALTAAQAALSGHLVLSTIHASDSVQALIRLQELLEEKSLLNSTLNLLGSVRLLPRNCLHCKEKFSAGEMLASIYNCSRDAVLEIGRGCEVCNQTGVLGRVGVFEFLPITCELRQVLEKQIAESELREKIHAAGFIPLWQRARELVLTGVVHPVMAVRVMGLRADS